Below is a window of Poecile atricapillus isolate bPoeAtr1 chromosome 2, bPoeAtr1.hap1, whole genome shotgun sequence DNA.
ATGCTCAGACCTACCAAAGCTCCTCAAGGAACAAGAGGACTTTGTTCCCTCTTGTTCTAAATCCCTCTTTTTTGGGCTGCTGAGCCTCCAAATGAGTCCCATGCCCaggcccagctcctgcaccacCCTTGTCCTCCAGTGCTGGGATTTGGTCTTCTCCCCCCTGGCATATCCAAACTTTGCCATTGCCTCCAGACATGCTTAATGCAGGCACTGCTGCGTTTTGGTCAAAAAGCTGCAGATTTGGGTCCATCTTCCCTGCTGTGTCACCTCAGAGCCCTTCTGTCCCCTCTGCAGCCCAGTCCCTGCGATGTTACACGTGCAAGGAGCCCACCGACATTTCCAAATGCAAGACGGCCGTCGTGTGCTCCCCAAAAGCCAACGTGTGCACCACGACGCTGCACTCTGTGGAGATAGGTGAGTCCCACCACTCCCCCTGAGGGAaacctgggaattccaggatgggttgggttgggagggagCTTAAAGACCATCGTACTCCAAACCCTCACATTCCGGTAGACTaagctgctccaaaccccatccaacctggtcttggacatttccagggatggagcagccacagcttctctgggcaaccggtgccagggcctcagcaccatcacagccaagaattccttcccaaaatcccatctaaccccatcctctggcagtgggaagccattccctgtgtcctgtctctccatcccttgtcccaagtccccctccagctctcctggagccccttcaggcactggcagggctctgaggtctccctggagccttctcttctccagcctggacattcccagctctcccagcctggctccagagcagaggggctccagcccttggagcatctccgtggcctcctctggacctgtTCCAACAATTCCCCGTCTGTGTCGTGTCAGGACCtcagagctggaagcagctctTCAGGTGGGGTCTCACTAGAACAGACGgggagaatcacctccctcaatCCGCTGGCCACGCTTCCCTCTCCCAATCCCAGGCCCAGCTTGGATTATCCTTTAACGGCTCTATAAAAACCCAGGTGAAATTATCCCACTTCAAAGAGGGAACCCATCAGATGTGGGAGCCTCACAGTGAAGTATCAGGACACACTGCACTTGTTCCCTTTGTGTTGCCTTTCCTACCCCAATATCTCTGTGGACCCTGAATTTTTCAATGGTGCGAACATCTACAGGGAATTTTGTCCCTTGTCCATGCTGGAATGATtttggaaggagcaggagggtgACAGAGAGTCAGCAGAGAGAACTGGCAGACCCATTCCTACAAAAAACAGGCTGGATTAGAGACACCCATGGATTGGGGATGTCCAACCCCTCCTCTGTCAGTGTTTCTCAATCCCATTTTCCttcactatttttttcccctctctcacctcctcctcctcctcctctccaatCCACCTCTCCCAGGTTATCCCTTTTTTGGCAACATCACCGTGACCAGAGCCTGTGAGGAGGAATGCCTCCCCGACAACGGGATCGGGTCATCCAGgcccaaatcctgctgctaCACCGACCTGTGCACGGATGACACCAAGAGCAGCAgcggggtgaggagcagctccGCAGCGCTGGCTCTGGTGGCCGTGGTGGCTGGCACGGTCCTCCAGTGCTCCCTGTGAGGTCACAAGagtcccagctccagctgaaatCCCACCACTCTCCCTGCCAAGCTGCCTCATGAACTCTTAGATGCTTTGGGAATGTCCTTCTTCGCTGATGTGCAGTTTCACCCCATCTTCAACGCTGGATTCAAGCCAAGAGTTTGGACACCTGGACTTAAACCCCTCAGATCTCCAGTTTCCAGCTGTTTAAGCAGATGTTCCTCACCTTCAGCTACTTCTGGTTGTCAGGACCCACAGAGAATGggttgggctggaaggaaccttcaggatcatccagttcccacaccctgccatgggcagggacaccttccactatcccaggttgctcaaagcccgatcaacctggcctggaacaatcccagggatggggcagccacagcttcagcttctctgggcaacctgtgccatgTCCTGATTGAGAGGAGCAGATGGATTTGGGCCCAGTTACTTCCTGCCCATCAGGGTGTGGGGTGGCAACTGCAGAGAGCCAGCGCTTAACTCCAAGAATAAGCTAAGGAATGAGTTCAGAAGGGCTCAGCTTCCATGTGGGAACGGGATGGATTTCTGGAAAGCTCAGAACACTCCCTGGACTGACAGACATGGGTAGGTCAGaactgaaatgcaaatttccAAGTTTGGCCAGACAAACACGTGCCCCCCACCCCCTCTCAGCTTCTTCCTGAGCTCAGGTTGCTGTTGGAGCTCCCAGACTTCCCTTTCCAGATGTTTTAAAGACTATTCCAAGCAAGTTCTTCTCTTATTCTGCCctggatattaaaaataatggttATCCCAGACCCTCAGCTCTGGGAAAAATCACTTAAAATTGCTGGGATCCCAGCTGGGATTTGCTTGCAGCAGATGTGGGATTGATTCTGATGCCCTGTCTGCTGTAAAAGCAGCTGGAGTGGAAGCAGATATGAAtgagccaggtgtgcccagctcGCAGAGATCCAGGAAATTTGCCATCCCCTCTGTTCCTATTGCCAGAGATCATCCAGATGATCGGGAAGCAAGGATCAAGTGGAGCATGGATACACCCCGTGCACCATCCCTGTGTGTTCGCGGCATCCCTGCGACCTCCTCTGTGGCAAAGTCTATTTTTCctccattaatatttttttttattattattttttctacaCTGTTTCCACAAGAAGCCAAAGAATGAGGCTCTTTTTCCTCCCTGCACAGAGGGAATTGTTTCTCAAGGTCTGTCTCAGTACCATTTAGAAGAAAAACTCTGACAATTTTGCATTCCTTGGCAGAGGTCCCTGTGAGCTCAGGAGGATGATGAGCCCTTTTTCCTGGAGGTGAAACCCTCAGAGCTCCACTAAAACACTGACAACTTCCCTGAGAACCCCCTGGCAATGCTGAGATCTGCAGGGAGCAAATGCCATGCAGAGGATAATAATTGGAAGTTACTCAAATCCCAGTATTCCACCCTCCCTCGCAGACACTGAGCACCAGCCCCTGCTTCCCACTCGTCTGTTCAGTTTTTCCCTGCTTCAAAACCAGTCAGATGTGTCAGGCCAGGAGCaaagctccatcccagccatcCTCAGAtgacattccttttttttttttatcccgGCTTCCAGCTCTGTCTCCAGCAGCCTTTCCACATTTTCTGCAGAATCCTGGGCTCTGCCTTCCACGTGTGGATGGGGCAGGGTCTGGACAcagagggactgggagggtGAGGGCTCCCTTCTGGGTGAGAATTTCGTAAATAAAGTTGGATTCTCTGTTTTTCAGCCTGCAgcatctttcttttctgctcGATATTCCCCTGGGAAAGGAGCGTGGGGCAGCACAGGGTGCAGGGAGGGTGTCTCTGACTTGTTTTTCAGCTCCCAAACTGCCAGGCAAGGGGAAAACCACACACAGGGATGAGCAAGGCAGTGCAAAAGTCCTCCTTGGAAGAGCCAGATTTAaggctgtccctgctggaaaaggagggggagaagggTAAAATATAGTGGGGACAGGAGGCTCTTTTGGGATATGcactgggagaactgggggggTTTCAGGGATCGAAAGAGAAAACACCTGAGCTCAGCCTCGAGGCCAGCAGGAGGCTGGGAGTGACCATGACCATGTTGTGCTGCAAAGATGCTCCATGAGGGACGGGActgtcccctggtgtcaccagcGCTGGCTGTGAGCATCCTGTCCCTCCCAGCCTCCTGTCACCCAGCACTTACCTGCCAAGGTGACCCACGAGTTCCTACTGGAGCCAAAACAGACTCCAAAGCAGATTTTTTATCTTCAGAGCATCTCTAATACATTCCTTGATTAGGAGAGGTGACAAACCCTTCACACAGGGGAACAAAATGGCCTTTTGTGCATTACAATTCACCTGCTCACACCGTGGCAGCCACAAGGCTGAACAGGCATCACTGggagcacttaaaaaaaattaaatttgctgtttctttggTTATTGCTGTTATTTATCCCTCCCTTTGCTCCTTGGGAGTTAAACCCAGTGAGCGCCACTGCCCCAGGAAATGCAGGAGATTCAAAGGCCTGGCCGGAATTTTGCGTCACTGGGTCGAGTGGACGCGGGGAGGGAGAAGTTTAAATATAGGCTGGAGAAAATAGAACAGAGGAAAATGTGTCTCCAAAGGGCCAGAAAAAGACCTGCAACCTCTCGGCCCTGCCGGGTGAGGCTTCACAGCCGGCGGAATCCAGCGCTGATGTTGCTCtgctgaaggatttttttcgTGTCCGTCCGAGGGCTTGATCCTCCCAGCACATACAGAGATTTTATCTCCGGATTTGAGGGCGTTCCTCAGTGTTTTATGCTTTATCtggccaaaaaaaaattaccttttccaTCACCTTCCAGCCCTTCTGCAAGTGTGGGGCAGCACTAGGGAGATGCAGAatcctgggaagggaagggaagggaagggaagggaagggaagggaagggaagggaagggaagggaagggaagggaagggaagggaagggaagggaagggaagggaagggaagggaagggaagggaagggaagggaagggaagggaagggaagggaagggaagggaagggaagggaagggaagggaagggaagggaagggaagggaagggaagggaagggaagggaagggaagggaagggaagggaagggaagggaagggaagggaagggaagggaagggaagggaagggaagggaagggaagggaagggaagggaagggaagggaagggaagggaagggaagggaagggaagggaagggaagggaagggaagggaagttTCAAAATCATCAAATTccaacaccttccactatctcagGTTTATCCAAGCActgtccaacctggtcttggacactgccagggatggggcagccaaaACTTCTCAGGGCAGCCTGCGCCAAGGCCTCACCACTCTCccagggaggatttttttcctgatcttCATCTCCTGCTTCCAGTTACAAACCTGAAGTGCTTTATTCAACCCAGAAATCAGAGAGTAAAGAACAAGAGAAGCTCATCTGTGAGGATATTCCAGCTGGGATACCCTGTTGAGTCCCACCTCCAGCCAAAAATCAGGGCTATATATAGGAGCCTTGAGTAGCCTTTACTTGCAAACTCCGCAATTCCAGAAGGTGGAGTGGGCATTCCAAAAGATAATTCCTCCTCTGGAAAGTCACAACACTCAGCTTGGATTTGAACTGAAAGAGGACCCAGGTTCAATCTTGGTTTGCCCTGAGCAGGATTCCCAGAGAAGCATCTCGGGAACAGCAGGATTAATATTTAAAGGACTGGGTTTTCCAGCAGGGATCATTTCTGGTCGCTTTCCACAGCAGGACACTGGTCAGGCCATGAGCGGTGGTTGTTATCCCAGCATGTCCTGATTGCAGAGGTGGGAAACACCAGGAGCGGTTTGGCTgcttggttttttaaaaaaattgatatATTTTATCATCTTTGGGagtgaaagagaggaaaaaagccccacacagccctcTTAGAAAAGACATTAAATGTGAAAGAGAGATGAGACAAGGACAGAAATTATTGCAATATtccaagagcaggaaaaagaacGGGATATTTTTTGCAGTTGGGATATTGCATGTAAAACAGAGCTCTGATGTCATCAAATACAGAGAGGACTTGTAGTTCTTGCTAAAAATACTTATCtagaatataaatatacattaGAGTGTAGCTGCGAGGCTTCTGGAGAGCTCTGCCACAGCCTTGTATTTACAGAAAGggatttaaatgtttaattctGCACCCTCAAAGGAAAGTCACTCCATCTGAAGGAGTTATTAATTATGGAATGAGCCTGG
It encodes the following:
- the LOC131575115 gene encoding ly6/PLAUR domain-containing protein 2-like, whose protein sequence is MKKLLVGFLLGLAFVELAQSLRCYTCKEPTDISKCKTAVVCSPKANVCTTTLHSVEIGYPFFGNITVTRACEEECLPDNGIGSSRPKSCCYTDLCTDDTKSSSGVRSSSAALALVAVVAGTVLQCSL